A window of the Mus pahari chromosome 1, PAHARI_EIJ_v1.1, whole genome shotgun sequence genome harbors these coding sequences:
- the Brms1 gene encoding breast cancer metastasis-suppressor 1 isoform X1, which produces MPVQPSGKETEEMEAEGDSAAEMNGEADESEEERSGSQTESEEESSEMDDEDYERRRSECVSEMLDLEKQFSELKEKLFRERLSQLRLRLEEVGAERAPEYTEPLGGLQQSLKIRIQVAGIYKGFCLDVIRNKYECELQGAKQHLESEKLLLYDTLLGELQERIQRLEEDRQSLDISSEWWDDKLHSRGSSKTGDAMPPSKRKKAPLVSGPYIVYMLQEIDILEDWTAIKKARAAVSPQKRKADAASHIPTRTLTLHLRSEGPGSSWYHTQD; this is translated from the exons ATGCCCGTCCAGCCTTCaggcaaagaaacagaagagatggaggcagaaggcgATTCAGCAGCTGAGATGAACGGGGAGGCAGATGAGAGCGAGGAGGAACGGAGCGGCAGCCAGACTGAGTCAGAGGAGGAGAGTTCAG AGATGGATGATGAAGACTATGAGCGGCGCCGCAGTGAGTGTGTCAGTGAGATGCTGGACCTGGAAAAGCAGTTCTcagagctgaaggagaa GTTGTTCAGGGAACGGCTGAGCCAGCTACGTTTACGGCTGGAGGAAGTGGGGGCTGAGAGAGCCCCAGAATATACAGAACCTCTTGGCGGGCTGCAGCAGAGCCTGAAGATCCGTATTCAGGTGGCAG GGATCTACAAGGGCTTCTGTCTGGATGTGATCAGGAATAAGTATGAGTGCGAGCTCCAGGGAGCCAAACAACACCTGGAG AGTGAGAAGCTGCTGCTGTATGACACACTGCTTGGGGAGCTGCAGGAGCGGAtccagaggctggaggaggacCGGCAGAGCCTGGACATCAGCTCTG AGTGGTGGGACGACAAACTGCATAGCAGAGGCAGCTCCAAGACCGGGGACGCCATGCCACCCAGCAAGAGGAAAAAGGCGCCACTCGTTTCTG GTCCATACATTGTGTACATGCTGCAAGAGATCGACATCCTGGAAGACTGGACAGCCATCAAAAAG GCCAGGGCAGCAGTGTCCCCTCAGAAGAGAAAAGCAGACG CAGCTTCCCATATCCCTACTAGGACCCTGACCCTGCATTTACGCTCAGAGGGTCCTGGGAGCAGCTGGTACCACACGCAGGATTAG
- the Brms1 gene encoding breast cancer metastasis-suppressor 1 isoform X2, which yields MPVQPSGKETEEMEAEGDSAAEMNGEADESEEERSGSQTESEEESSEMDDEDYERRRSECVSEMLDLEKQFSELKEKLFRERLSQLRLRLEEVGAERAPEYTEPLGGLQQSLKIRIQVAGIYKGFCLDVIRNKYECELQGAKQHLESEKLLLYDTLLGELQERIQRLEEDRQSLDISSEWWDDKLHSRGSSKTGDAMPPSKRKKAPLVSGPYIVYMLQEIDILEDWTAIKKARAAVSPQKRKADGP from the exons ATGCCCGTCCAGCCTTCaggcaaagaaacagaagagatggaggcagaaggcgATTCAGCAGCTGAGATGAACGGGGAGGCAGATGAGAGCGAGGAGGAACGGAGCGGCAGCCAGACTGAGTCAGAGGAGGAGAGTTCAG AGATGGATGATGAAGACTATGAGCGGCGCCGCAGTGAGTGTGTCAGTGAGATGCTGGACCTGGAAAAGCAGTTCTcagagctgaaggagaa GTTGTTCAGGGAACGGCTGAGCCAGCTACGTTTACGGCTGGAGGAAGTGGGGGCTGAGAGAGCCCCAGAATATACAGAACCTCTTGGCGGGCTGCAGCAGAGCCTGAAGATCCGTATTCAGGTGGCAG GGATCTACAAGGGCTTCTGTCTGGATGTGATCAGGAATAAGTATGAGTGCGAGCTCCAGGGAGCCAAACAACACCTGGAG AGTGAGAAGCTGCTGCTGTATGACACACTGCTTGGGGAGCTGCAGGAGCGGAtccagaggctggaggaggacCGGCAGAGCCTGGACATCAGCTCTG AGTGGTGGGACGACAAACTGCATAGCAGAGGCAGCTCCAAGACCGGGGACGCCATGCCACCCAGCAAGAGGAAAAAGGCGCCACTCGTTTCTG GTCCATACATTGTGTACATGCTGCAAGAGATCGACATCCTGGAAGACTGGACAGCCATCAAAAAG GCCAGGGCAGCAGTGTCCCCTCAGAAGAGAAAAGCAGACG GACCCTGA